The following are from one region of the Achromobacter xylosoxidans genome:
- a CDS encoding ABC transporter ATP-binding protein, which translates to MSPLLQAEAVSRQFSIRSGMFRPRSTLHAVNGVDLAVERGAVLGIVGESGCGKSTLARMLLGLTPPTEGAIRLDGQDIRSLGRRALARRVQPIFQDPYSSLNPRRSIASIVSLPLEVHGIANPRQHKAIEMLERVGLPPRLAHNTPGQLSGGQRQRVAIARALVMHPEIVICDEPTSALDVSVQAQIMNLLMDLRREFNLTYVFISHNLAVVEHIATQVAVMYLGRVVESAATAQLFHDPRHPYTQALLASVLTPEPGLGIPDMGLGLSFPDPLRPPPGCPFHPRCQQAMAQCKTERPALVRREQSVVACHLYPPTSNGAQPS; encoded by the coding sequence ATGAGCCCCTTGCTGCAAGCCGAGGCCGTCAGCAGGCAATTCTCGATCCGGTCGGGCATGTTCCGGCCGCGCAGCACGCTGCACGCCGTCAATGGCGTGGACCTGGCGGTGGAGCGCGGCGCGGTGCTGGGCATCGTGGGCGAATCCGGCTGCGGCAAATCCACGCTGGCGCGCATGCTGCTGGGGCTGACGCCGCCCACCGAAGGCGCGATCCGGCTCGACGGCCAGGACATCCGCAGCCTGGGCCGGCGCGCGCTCGCCCGCCGCGTCCAGCCTATCTTCCAGGATCCGTATTCTTCGCTCAATCCGCGCCGCTCCATCGCTTCCATCGTGTCGCTGCCGCTGGAAGTGCACGGCATCGCCAATCCGAGGCAACACAAGGCCATCGAAATGCTGGAGCGCGTGGGCCTGCCGCCGCGGCTGGCCCACAACACGCCGGGCCAGTTGTCCGGCGGGCAGCGCCAGCGCGTGGCGATTGCGCGGGCGCTGGTGATGCATCCCGAGATCGTCATCTGCGACGAGCCGACCTCGGCGCTGGACGTGTCGGTGCAGGCGCAGATCATGAACCTGCTGATGGACCTGCGGCGCGAGTTCAATCTGACCTATGTCTTCATCAGCCACAACCTGGCGGTGGTGGAGCACATCGCCACCCAGGTGGCGGTGATGTACCTGGGCCGGGTGGTGGAATCCGCCGCCACCGCGCAGCTGTTCCATGATCCGCGCCATCCCTACACGCAGGCGCTGCTGGCCTCGGTGCTGACGCCCGAACCCGGTCTGGGCATACCCGACATGGGCCTGGGCCTGTCGTTCCCGGACCCGCTGCGTCCGCCCCCGGGCTGCCCGTTCCATCCGCGCTGCCAGCAAGCCATGGCGCAATGCAAGACCGAGCGCCCGGCATTGGTCCGGCGCGAACAATCCGTGGTGGCCTGCCACCTCTATCCCCCTACCTCCAACGGAGCCCAGCCATCATGA
- a CDS encoding LysR family transcriptional regulator, whose amino-acid sequence MINLNRLAMYAAVAEAGSFTAAAEALGTTKAVVSFNVKQLEQELGVALLTRSTRRLALTEAGEGFYGHCARLLRDAEAAVDEARSGQTALSGSLRVTASVDYGNRVVAPALAAFARAHPALRVGYRAGSAHADLIAERLDLAIRVGMLEDSSYRATRIGQFKLWIVASPDLLAQHGAPRTPQALAALPWLANRPGRSDRWRLTDSKGREHELRVAPVAQADTASALLAFAEAGCGVAALPEWLLEEPLARGSLQRLLPSYALPRLEVYAVYPDTRHVSVKVRRFIDFLRERLGPTGKA is encoded by the coding sequence ATGATCAATCTGAATCGTCTGGCAATGTATGCGGCGGTAGCCGAGGCCGGTTCTTTTACGGCGGCGGCCGAGGCGCTGGGCACGACCAAGGCGGTGGTCAGCTTCAACGTCAAGCAGTTGGAACAGGAACTGGGCGTGGCGTTGCTGACGCGCAGCACCCGGCGGCTGGCGTTGACCGAAGCGGGCGAAGGCTTCTACGGTCACTGCGCGCGCCTGCTGCGCGACGCCGAGGCGGCGGTGGACGAGGCGCGTTCCGGCCAGACGGCCTTGTCGGGCAGCCTGCGGGTGACGGCGTCGGTGGACTACGGCAACCGGGTGGTGGCGCCGGCGCTGGCGGCATTCGCGCGCGCGCATCCCGCCTTGCGGGTGGGCTACCGCGCCGGGTCGGCGCATGCGGACCTGATCGCCGAGCGTCTGGACCTGGCCATACGGGTGGGGATGTTGGAGGATTCCAGCTACCGCGCCACGCGCATCGGCCAGTTCAAGCTGTGGATCGTGGCCAGTCCGGACCTGTTGGCGCAGCACGGCGCGCCGCGCACGCCGCAGGCGCTGGCGGCGTTGCCCTGGCTGGCCAACCGCCCTGGCCGCAGCGATCGCTGGCGGCTGACGGACAGCAAGGGCCGCGAGCACGAGCTGCGCGTGGCGCCGGTGGCGCAGGCCGACACGGCCTCGGCGCTGTTGGCGTTCGCCGAGGCCGGATGCGGCGTGGCCGCGTTGCCGGAATGGCTGCTGGAAGAGCCTTTGGCGCGCGGCTCGCTGCAACGCCTGCTGCCTTCGTATGCGCTGCCGCGCCTGGAGGTCTACGCGGTCTATCCCGACACTCGCCACGTCAGCGTCAAGGTTCGGCGCTTCATCGATTTCCTGCGGGAGCGGCTGGGGCCGACCGGCAAGGCTTAA
- a CDS encoding TetR/AcrR family transcriptional regulator gives MSDIVARAGVTQPVFYQYFAGKQAAYDELVGLFAQRLRQAIGQARMPDGLQDAGLDSRVRLGVSGLLAILQEDSNLTRIGFFQAAEAEALKNELAAMIADNVRAEQQVGLLREDIPADWYAQSMMGIIERFTRQEPDAAGQQALAEVITSLLLDGIRKPLRQAS, from the coding sequence ATCAGCGACATCGTCGCCCGGGCCGGCGTGACCCAGCCTGTCTTCTATCAATACTTCGCCGGCAAACAGGCGGCCTACGACGAACTCGTGGGCCTGTTCGCGCAGCGCCTGCGCCAGGCCATCGGCCAGGCGCGCATGCCGGACGGCCTGCAAGACGCCGGATTGGACAGCCGCGTCCGCCTGGGCGTGAGCGGCCTGCTCGCCATTCTGCAGGAAGATTCGAACCTGACGCGCATCGGCTTCTTCCAGGCCGCCGAGGCCGAGGCGCTCAAGAACGAGCTGGCGGCGATGATCGCCGACAACGTGAGGGCCGAGCAGCAGGTGGGCCTGCTCCGCGAGGACATTCCGGCCGACTGGTATGCCCAATCCATGATGGGCATCATTGAACGGTTCACGCGGCAGGAGCCGGATGCGGCCGGGCAGCAGGCCCTGGCGGAAGTCATCACCAGCCTGCTGCTGGACGGGATACGAAAGCCGCTCCGACAAGCCTCCTAG
- a CDS encoding M20 family metallopeptidase yields the protein MTRAQAIAQAEQCFDSGAFRALLARRLAQPTESQNPARAPELAAYLEAEIRPAFEALGFTCRTLTHPKALAPFLYAERIEDPALPTVLGYGHGDVIRGLEKEWKEGLSPWALTESEGRWYGRGIADNKGQHSINMEALRLVLETRGKLGFNAKYLIEMGEETGSMGLRDLCEEHRAMLAADLLIASDGPRLSAERPTIFLGARGSLNFDLSIEARAGGHHSGNWGGLISNPGIQLAHAISSLVSPSGQIRIPEWVPRELPDAVRRALADCQVDGGADGPEIEPWWGEPGLSPAERVFGWCSFEVLAYKTGNPDTPVNAIPPRAWARCQLRFVVGVDPDDLVPALRRHLDRQGFPMVQITLTRENMFRATRIDPDDAWVRWAVDSLERTSGAKTAVLPNLGGSLPNDIFTDVLGLRTIWVPHSYPGCSQHAPNEHLPPALLRQALSLMTGLYWDLGAGGTPALER from the coding sequence ATGACCCGCGCACAAGCCATCGCCCAGGCGGAACAGTGTTTTGATTCCGGCGCCTTCCGCGCGCTCTTGGCTCGCCGCCTGGCCCAGCCCACCGAGAGCCAGAACCCCGCGCGCGCGCCCGAACTCGCCGCCTACCTGGAAGCCGAGATCCGGCCCGCCTTCGAGGCCCTGGGCTTCACCTGCCGCACGCTGACGCACCCCAAGGCGCTGGCGCCGTTCCTGTATGCCGAGCGCATCGAGGATCCCGCCCTGCCCACCGTATTGGGCTACGGCCATGGGGACGTCATCCGCGGCCTGGAAAAGGAATGGAAGGAAGGCCTGTCGCCCTGGGCGCTGACCGAGTCCGAGGGCCGCTGGTATGGCCGCGGCATCGCCGACAACAAGGGCCAGCACAGCATCAACATGGAGGCGCTGCGCCTGGTGCTGGAAACGCGCGGCAAGCTGGGCTTCAACGCCAAGTACCTGATCGAGATGGGTGAGGAAACCGGCTCCATGGGCCTGCGCGACCTGTGCGAGGAGCATCGCGCAATGCTGGCGGCGGACCTGCTCATCGCCTCCGACGGCCCGCGGCTGAGCGCCGAACGCCCAACCATCTTCCTCGGCGCGCGCGGCAGCCTGAACTTCGACCTGAGCATCGAGGCGCGCGCGGGCGGACATCATTCGGGCAACTGGGGCGGCCTGATCTCCAACCCGGGCATCCAGCTGGCCCATGCCATCTCCTCCCTGGTTTCGCCCTCCGGCCAGATCCGCATCCCGGAATGGGTGCCGCGTGAACTGCCCGACGCCGTGCGGCGCGCCCTGGCCGATTGCCAGGTGGACGGCGGCGCCGACGGCCCGGAGATCGAGCCCTGGTGGGGCGAGCCGGGCCTGTCGCCGGCCGAACGCGTGTTCGGCTGGTGCTCGTTCGAGGTGCTGGCGTACAAGACCGGCAATCCCGACACGCCCGTCAACGCCATTCCGCCGCGCGCCTGGGCGCGCTGCCAATTGCGCTTCGTGGTGGGCGTGGATCCGGACGACCTGGTCCCCGCCCTGCGCCGCCACCTGGATCGCCAGGGCTTTCCCATGGTCCAGATCACGCTGACGCGCGAGAACATGTTCCGCGCCACCCGCATCGACCCCGACGACGCCTGGGTGCGCTGGGCGGTGGATTCGCTGGAGCGCACCTCCGGCGCCAAGACCGCCGTGCTGCCCAACCTGGGCGGTTCCCTGCCCAACGACATCTTCACCGACGTGCTGGGCCTGCGCACGATCTGGGTGCCGCACTCCTATCCAGGCTGTTCCCAGCACGCGCCGAATGAACACTTGCCGCCGGCTTTGCTGCGGCAGGCGTTGAGCCTGATGACGGGACTGTATTGGGACTTGGGCGCGGGCGGCACGCCGGCATTGGAGCGCTGA